The Lagenorhynchus albirostris chromosome 17, mLagAlb1.1, whole genome shotgun sequence nucleotide sequence AGAGGCACTCCTGACGCTACTCTGCAAGTGGCAGCAAAGGAGTTTCCGAAAGAACACGTGACCTTCTAGGGCTTCAGTCTCCAAAGACCAATAAACCTCgattttcagccccacccccaaaagaaactgtTCTGAGGTGTGATCCACGGAGGCCAGGAGGGCACAGCACACCTTCCCAGCCTGCTCACCTGGGGCCCCTGCCGCCCGTGGCTCTACATTCCCGTGTAGAGATGAGACTTGCCCACAATTCACCAGTTCCCTAAGACAATTCGTCCAACAATGTGAAGGAAAGGCTTTCTGTGGCATAGGAAGAGGTGTTCAGCTCAGTGCAACTCTGGGAGAAATGGGATCCTGTTAAGGAGGGAAGTTTGGGGCAAAGGAAGTCCTTTGACCAGAAGTGTTGCTCAAGTGGGGAAGTGGGATGCAGCAGCAGGCGTGATGTGTGCCTCCTGCTGGGGCGCAGGGCCTGGCCCTTCTCATGTGTTTCCCCCCCAGTTTCTCTCCTAGGACGGCCAGCTGGGAGATGCACATCCTTGCACCCACTAACAAACATCGATCACAGATACTTTTAATGTTCTTGTGTAAAAACTagctcgggggcttccctggtggcgcagtggttgggaatccgcctgccgatgcgggggacacgggttcgtgccccggtccgggaagatcccacatgccgcggagcggctgggcccgtgagccatggccgctgagcctgcgcgtccggagcctgtgctccgcaacgggagaggccgcaacagtgagaggcccgcgtaccgcaaaaaaatcaaaaaaaaacaaaaaaactcggCTACCAGAAAAAAGCACTTCCTTCCTTTGCTTTTGCTGCAGCCTGTTCTCTCCTCTGGAGAGGGGTGGAGAGGGGTGGAGAGGGGTCATGGGCCGGGGAAGGGCCTAATGCTCTGTCTTTGGTGTCCTTAGCCGATGGGAACAGCACGCCCAGGGCTGTTTGCTTTAACCAGCCTGCCTCTTATCCCTGCAGAGTTACGAGGTGAGGAGTGTCCTTGGAAAGGAGGTGGGGCCGATAACCTGTTTCGTCCGGTCCATCACCACCCGCCCGGCCAGCTGCGTGGGATTGGAGGAGGTGGAACTCCTGAGCGAGGGGGGAGCCCCTTCAGCACACGGGTGGCAGCCGCAGGATCCGTGAACTTTACAAAGTGGCTGCCAGTGGTGGTGGTTCGGTAGTTATTTGTTAACTCTAGGCAGAGTGAATGTCCTTTATGATCTTGAAGTGGAACTTCGATTGGGGCAAATGTTAGTAAAatggctttgtaaactgtaaatcaAAGTACTTCTTTCTGcgatgatatatatttttattgcctttCTGCAAATTTAGAAACACGATAGAGCTTAAATAAGCTTGaggttttcattttgtatttaccTTAGACAATAATATAGTAGAAAAAGTTATTTTGTTCTACTGTAATTCTAAAGTGTTCAAATTTTACAATGATTCAACgtgtttttcttatatttcttttaacatttccccaaagaattaCCCTGCCGAGTGTAAACCTTTGTCCTCTATCGTCATATTACTGCTCTGCACAGTGTCCAGCCTAAGCGTTCTGCAGCTCAgtatttttttggaaaatgttctGGGGAACTATGTCAGAGGTAAAACTGTTTCCCATAAAGTAGAGATAAAGTGACTGGCCTGATGGTAGCTCCTTACGGAGAGACTGACAGGTCTGGCTAGTCCTGCCGGGCACTGCGCAGGACTACGCTGCCGCAGGAGAGCTGGGGAATCGTTCACCTTGTTGGCAGAGATCTGAGTTAAAACTAAAACCACGGATTAATCTGGACACTACAAAGATTTCGCGTTTCCTCCCTTATGACAGTGTAATAATGACAGGCCACGGTTAACTAATTACATAATATAGACGTAGCAGCCCAGACCAAGGGAGGCTGCCTAGTACCCACTCTCATGGGGGAAAGGCAACGGCTTTATTTATTCGTCCAGATTCAGCCTTGAAGCATTACCAGTACCGGGAAGGTAGCCGATTTTAAGTAGCTTTGTGACCGTCCTTTCCATCTCCTATATGACTTCTGTACTTTATGCACTTTGAAAATCTACTTGAAGCTGTCTACAGGACTGAGGGAAGCGAAAGCAAATCCCATGAAAGCCAGAATGAGTGGGACTGGTTTTCGGATAACCTGAGCCCTCCTCTCCTTGCCCCCGACTCGAGGTGGGACCCGCTCCGGCCGGTTTCCGACACGTTCCCGGGGCGCCTTCCACCCGAGCGGGTCTCGCTCGGCAAGTTAACCGGCACGTCCGCAGGTGGAGTTTGGCCTGTTGGAGAAGCAAAGCGACGGTCCTTCCAGGAACCCGGCCCCGGGGCGCACACCAGCCAGACGCGCCCTCGCGCCCTCCCCGGCCAGTCCGGAGGGCCGCGAGGGCAGGAATCAAGGTGGGTCTAACACGCCTTTATTCTTACAAATACTGTAAAAATCAGTATAAAAAAGTGAGCATGCTCAGTCTTTTCCTCGTATCTACAGTACAAAGGTTTGTCCGAAAAGTCTCTCTAACGAATGTACCTTAGCTGCCTCCTCGGGCGTAGGATGCAGAGAAGCTGCCGTCACAGTAACTTAGGGTCCACGCGGCAGCTGTCCGAGTCCCGGCCCCGCCCGGGGGTCCGGCACGGCGGTTCCAGGCACTGCGGCCGCAGCCCGCACGCCCCCCGCGTCACCGCGCGTCCGCCGCCCCCGCGCCGGGCAAAAAGGGCGCGCCGGGCAGCTGCTTGAAGAAGCGCCGCAGGCCGGCCAGGTCCCGCGTGAGCTGCTCCACGCGCTGCTGTAGCTTCTCGTTCTCGGCCGAAAGCTCCACCAGCTTCTGCTGCATCTCCTGGTTGCGCCGCTTAGCCTTGTCGCGGCTCTTGCGCACGGCGATGTTGTTGCGCTCCCGCCGCTGCCGGTACTCGGGGCTGCCGCGGTCCGGGCCCCGCTTGCCCGCTGCCTTGTCGCGCGCCGCCCCGGGAGCTGGGGGCGCGGGGCTGCGGCGCGGCGGCTCGGGCGACGCGGGCGGAGTGGGCTGCGCGGCGGCCGCCAGGCTCACCACTGTCTGCGCGCACGCGGCCACCTGCGCGGGCAGCAGCGAGCCGGGCGCGTCGCCGTCGCCCCAGTCGGGCTCGCGCTTGAGCGGTCGCGGCGCGGGGCCGGGGCCCGCGGGGCGCGCGGGGCCCCCGGGCAGCAGCTCCAGGGCGCCCGCCTTGTGGTTGCTGTTGAAGAGGTCGGCGAAGAGCTCATCGTGGCACAGCTCCAGGGTGGGCACGGCGGCCATGGAGTCGATGTAGGCGCTGAAGTCGATAGCGCTCTCGTCGTCGTACATGGCGGGCGCGGCCGGCTCGGCTCCGCGACCCAGCTTCCCCGCGCGGCCGGGCTCGTAGAAGGCGGCGGGCTCCGCAGTCCAGGGCGCGCCGCGCGCCGGGCCGTCCAGGCTGAAGAGCGCGGCGCTCATGGCGGCGTCGGGCCGACGGCGAGCGCGGTCCTCGGGCGGGCCGGGCGCCGCCTTTTCTAGCCCGACTGACGCgcacgccccgccccgccccggccgcgGACCGCGGGACCCCCGCCCGCGCGCCTCCCCCGTGCTTCCTGCCCGCCGGCCCGGCCCGCGCGGCGCTGCCGGGAACGACCCTCCCTCGGCCGCgcctcctccttcctgctggtGGGTCGGGGCCTCTGCGCCCGCGGAGTCGGGGCGGAACCAGAACGGGGCCCGGGCCAGCGCGCGGACTAGGGCCCGGGGGCGCTCCCCCGCGGCTTCAGGGAATTAGGGTCTCGCGGCTTCCGGATGGCGGGGTTGGAGACGCTGCCCCGCGGGGTTCCGCCGGGTCCGGGGGTCGCTCTCCAACCCCGCGCGCCTAGGGCCGGGGGAAGCCGGGAACCACGAGCGCGCGAGAGCTCCGCGCCCCCGGAAAGCCCACGAACGCCCGGGAGCTCCACACTCAGAGCCCCGGGAGCCCCGCGACCCCGACGCTGCTTCCAGGGACACTAGAGCAGTGCCATCTTGCGGTGATGTCTTACTTCAGTCCTGTCTTTAGTtctaggctcttttttttttttttaatgctgttcaGTATTATTCCAAAAAGAAGTGCCTTTGGATCCAAAGCAGTGGGGTGGGTCCCCTTTAGGAGGAAAATAAGCTTTATACTAGCAGCTCTGACACGGTGTTAACTCGCTAGCTCTTCACATTGTAAAATGCAGGTAAAGACTGAACTGGCTTTGTTGGTTAACGTTTCCTACAATTTGGGTCAGGCATTTCGGGTCACTTCTATTTTTCACATCACCGTCCCTGTTCGGACCTGGTCTCTGTCCACATCCTTTCTCATTTCGTTGCTTCCCGACACCAAACGCTCCACAAGCTCCACAGTATTCCAGAGGTGACTTCTGATGACGGCACCATGGTATACTGAATAGGTTTTCTAGGAGGACAGACATAATACGCTAGAATTACTCAGGAGCTGTGATGTGGATGTCACACGACTAATTATCTATTAAAGGTAAAACCCAGGAACACTTAGAGTGTGGTTCATGCACACCCAGAGGAAAGACATATCTATTTTGGAAGCCATAAAAACACTGCTAAAGCCCTCCCCAGTCAGGGAttgcaaaataaatacacagagaaCCATATTCTCATGAAAATAATTCAGTGAGATGATTAGTAGATTCAGATGTCAAATTGGGATTGAGCTTGAAAGAGATGCTACGCCC carries:
- the CEBPD gene encoding CCAAT/enhancer-binding protein delta, with protein sequence MSAALFSLDGPARGAPWTAEPAAFYEPGRAGKLGRGAEPAAPAMYDDESAIDFSAYIDSMAAVPTLELCHDELFADLFNSNHKAGALELLPGGPARPAGPGPAPRPLKREPDWGDGDAPGSLLPAQVAACAQTVVSLAAAAQPTPPASPEPPRRSPAPPAPGAARDKAAGKRGPDRGSPEYRQRRERNNIAVRKSRDKAKRRNQEMQQKLVELSAENEKLQQRVEQLTRDLAGLRRFFKQLPGAPFLPGAGAADAR